In Candidatus Berkelbacteria bacterium, the DNA window AACGCGGTATTTCATCTCGGACATCTTACGCTTATGCGAGAATTGCATTGGCTCATCCAGCAAGGCGGCCAACCGATCTTCGTGTTTGCGGGATATGAAGCTGATCGACATATCACGACAAGTGAGGCAGAGCAGGAGACGATGCGCTTTGATCAAGCGTACCGGAAGTTCACCGGGACTCCATTGCCGGCAACCGCAGTGAGCTTCTCCGATCAAGACAGTCAAGAGCTGAAAGTCCTAGAGTTAGGCGCTGCGAAGTGCTTATCTACAAGGAAGGTTCTTCAGTTGTATGGCTGGGACGCGAGCATCCCACTCGCTTCGTTACGCGTACCTGCCATTACGGCAGCAGCGTTTCTTCTGCCTACGACCCTCTACCCGAAACGGCCGGCACTGGTACTTTCGGACATCCATCAAGTCACACATGCAGAAGCCGCCAAGATCGTGGCCTGCAAACTACAACTCCCTTCGCCCAGCTACTCGTATCGCCTGCTTCTTCCGAGTCTGAGGGGCCCGACAAAGAGAATGAGCGCTAAGGACGCCAAGTCGCTCATCACGCTCATTGAACCAACGGAGCAGGTGGAACGTAAGCTACGTCAATGCTTTTCCGGAGGTCGTCAAAGCCCCGAGGAACAGCGAAGCGCGGGCGGCGACCCACAGCACTGTTCCTTCTTCCGGATTGCCGAGCTGCTACAGCCTTACGAGACTACAGCGCAGATGCATGAGGACTGTGTTTCAGGAGCATCGCTGTGTGGTGAGTGCAAAAAGAAGCACTTGAGCAATATCGCAAGGAGGATCCATGGATAGGAAAAATCCAGACCGAAAAGGCCGGCCGTGCGATGCACTTACCGGCCTTTTTTTGACTCCCAAGGCGCGAGTTAGCGTCACTTGACACCCAGGTTAACTCAACCTACTATTACCAAGATGGTTAAACAGCTGTCGACTACAACTTGGTGGGGAGGCTTGACACTGATTTAGGTGACTAGGCCACTTTGCCATAACTAAAACCACGAGGCCCGGTCACCCGGGATTTTTTGTACCTCACAAGGAGCCCTATGATTACCCTTTCGACATACGCTTCGCAGTTCGCTTTTGCGCCCGAACACACCCTGCATATAGGGGTGGAGCGCGAAAGCTTCCTCGTCCAACACAGCGAGATCGTACCAGCAGCGTTCGAGGTGCTGAAAATGCTACCTCAACCGCGATTCGGTTACGAACTTTCAGCGTGCCAACTGGAAGACCGCGTCGGTCCGTGTCAGTTAGCTCAACTACCAGACGAGCTGAAACGAAACGATGAGTTAGCCGAGGAGGCACTGAGTCTTCTCGGTCTGCGGCGACTGTTCCTAGAAGTCGCTCCTGACTCCATGCCGCTCGACCACTACCCCTCGAAACGTTACGACGAGATCGTCGCCAAGATCACCAAAGAGCGTCTTCTCGCTGCTTGCCAGGTGACGGGCACCCACGTTCATGTCGGTATGCCCGATGCGGATACGGCCATGAGGGTACATAGCGCCGTCATCCCTTACACCGACGAGCTCTGTCAAATGGGTGACCACTCTGGTGGTCGTCGCTTGCAGATCTATCGGATTATGGCTGCCGACTATCAGCCAATCGCCTGGCGGGGCTGGGATCACTTCGAGGCCTACGCCATCGAGCATGACTTCGTCAACGACCCACGCTCGTGCTGGCACCTGATTCGCTTGTCGGTTCACGGCACGATCGAGTTTCGAATGTTTGGCAGCCCGCGTTCCAACGACGACGTCGTCAACTGGGCAGAACGTTGCTACTCACTGTGTCGTGACGCCCTCTGATGAATGGGGGGCCACTCCCCCATTCATCAAACCTTTTCAATTTTACTCAGTAAAATAAACGACTCCTCGCCAACCTTTTGCTTTGGCCTGGGAAATAAGATGTAGGTATTATCTGCCGCAATGAATTTTCGCTGGCTATCCCGGGCGAACTGTTGAGCTGGCTCAAGTTTTTGGAAGTTAACGTAGGTTTGGTCAAATTCAAAATCAGCGGTTTCCCGCTTCACTACCTCGGCCACGCGGTACAATGCAGGCCGTGATTGGATTGCCTTTGGGGCATCGACCAGCCCGTACTGGCCAAGAAAGGTTAGGACTGATTGCTCTGCTACAGGGACGTATTTCTCAGGCTCAAAGTTTGAACCGCACTCCAAACAGATACCAATCTTGCCCTGCGAGGTCATATAACAATCGGTTCCACCGGTTGCGACTTCGCTAATACCGGTCAAAATCGCGCTGATCGGTAGGTGACCAGCAAGTTCTACGCCAGCCGAATCAGTGATAGCAAAGACATCCGTCTCTTGACCATTGTAACCGTGCAGATCGAGTAAAGCGTCACACTTGTTCAGTAACGCCATTAGCTCACGAGCCCGCTCATCCTCCCAGGTCTTGCCGTCGTTCCCGGTGAAGAAACAGCGGTTAAGATTCTTTAAAATTGACCGTTGTCTTCGTGCTATAGCAGGTGGATTGGCTAAAACAAAGTAGGCAGTTCCTGCTTTAATCTGGAGCGTTGGCAAAAGATTTTGGAGAGCCTGCACACCTGCCAGCTCGTTACCATGGACCCCGGCAAAAACAGCGACTGTCTTGCCAGGCTTTGGTCCCCGTTTAATTGTCACAGTTTCATTGATTGTCATTCGTAGCCGCATCTTACCATCACGATTCTGATTAATCACCGCTCAGTGACCTCTGAG includes these proteins:
- a CDS encoding succinylglutamate desuccinylase/aspartoacylase family protein, translated to MTINETVTIKRGPKPGKTVAVFAGVHGNELAGVQALQNLLPTLQIKAGTAYFVLANPPAIARRQRSILKNLNRCFFTGNDGKTWEDERARELMALLNKCDALLDLHGYNGQETDVFAITDSAGVELAGHLPISAILTGISEVATGGTDCYMTSQGKIGICLECGSNFEPEKYVPVAEQSVLTFLGQYGLVDAPKAIQSRPALYRVAEVVKRETADFEFDQTYVNFQKLEPAQQFARDSQRKFIAADNTYILFPRPKQKVGEESFILLSKIEKV